Proteins co-encoded in one Daphnia carinata strain CSIRO-1 chromosome 3, CSIRO_AGI_Dcar_HiC_V3, whole genome shotgun sequence genomic window:
- the LOC130693468 gene encoding uncharacterized protein LOC130693468, producing the protein MDKIIQQKNDQIMKLQAQLLEQHKILDNSKAKDAQILSLQAQLGEKNKLEWNSFQTVKEVFPNTSQTEHEDELALGEHSQLFSLPPDSVLKLNSVSAALKEFLVISPCSEGSEQLWDHIWAENGCGTETQK; encoded by the exons atggataagataatacaacaaaagaatg atcaaattatgaagctgcaggcccaattattggaacaacacaaaatattagataacagcaaagctaaggatg ctcaaattttgagtctacaagctcagctaggggaaaagaacaaattggaatggaacagtttccaaacagtgaaggaggtttttccaaacacATCCcaaactgaacatgaggatgaattggcattaggcgagcacagtcag ttattcagtctaccacctgacagtgtgttaaagttaaattctgttagtgctgcactaaaagaatttttagtaataagtccatgcagcgaaggaagtgaacaattgtgggaccatatttgggctgaaaatgggtgtggtacggaaacccagaaatag